Proteins co-encoded in one Gossypium arboreum isolate Shixiya-1 chromosome 11, ASM2569848v2, whole genome shotgun sequence genomic window:
- the LOC128284045 gene encoding uncharacterized protein LOC128284045 — protein sequence MAVMQKLKIFVVQEPVVAASCLIAGFGLFLPAVVRPILDSLESSKQVPQPALRDVVAGVTGKKQG from the exons ATGGCGGTGATGCAGAAGCTGAAAATATTCGTGGTGCAAGAGCCAGTTGTCGCAGCTTCTTGCCTCATCGCTGGTTTTG GTCTCTTTCTACCAGCTGTTGTAAGGCCCATTCTAGATTCCTTAGAATCATCAAAGCAAGTCCCTCAGCCTGCTTTAAGAGAT GTGGTTGCTGGTGTGACTGGTAAAAAGCAGGGCTAA
- the LOC108470594 gene encoding uncharacterized protein LOC108470594: protein MAAAEARAAWQRTANRCFVQEDAKRAPKLACCQSSSSTKQADSNPSGVADKHNHPAIGFMPLNRTPSYSNLPPDTRWWLQLQPNYGPQMSLTNEQLNALEDEVESLKAEINSSKVSSDLQQDAHDISITDRKKNNSYSLDSKETMESFEFLEMESVECRASMKTNDFCSEPESPWSGGGKAEPWWRTTDKDELASLVAQKSLDFIENCDLPPPQKVHVRGYSHVCSGSFDGGEVSSLAWKSRTVAIRSPMVNHAQMSPGSVRKHGRQMSSVGEGKMQCASNSLSSTSTTEKDMLEQVTESDPTKAQLLEALCHSQTRAREAEKAAQKAYEEKEHVIKLLFKQASQLFAYKQWFQLLQLEPFYHQIKNNEQPVVFPWTPYKSQKFRKSWLKTGKERRGKRGQPRPDITKYAVALALGLSLVGAGLLLGWTVGWMLPF, encoded by the exons ATTCCAACCCCAGTGGCGTGGCAGATAAACATAATCACCCTGCAATAGGTTTCATGCCTCTCAACAGGACCCCTTCTTATTCCAATCTACCCCCTGATACGAGGTGGTGGCTTCAGCTGCAACCTAACTATGGTCCCCAAATGAGTTTAACAAATGAGCAGCTGAATGCCTTAGAGGATGAAGTGGAAAGCTTGAAAGCTGAAATAAACTCCTCCAAAGTAAGTAGTGATCTTCAGCAGGATGCACATGATATTTCCATTACTGATAGAAAAAAGAACAATAGCTATTCTCTTGATTCAAAGGAAACAATGGAAAGCTTTGAATTTTTGGAGATGGAATCTGTTGAATGCCGTGCTTCCATGAAAACCAATGACTTCTGTTCTGAACCAGAGTCTCCCTGGTCCGGGGGTGGGAAGGCTGAGCCATGGTGGCGCACAACAGATAAAGACGAGCTGGCCTCCTTGGTTGCACAAAAGTCACTAGATTTTATTGAGAATTGTGATCTTCCCCCACCTCAGAAGGTGCATGTGAGGGGGTACTCGCACGTGTGTTCTGGTTCTTTTGACGGTGGTGAAGTATCATCTTTGGCTTGGAAGTCCCGGACAGTTGCAATTCGCAGTCCAATGGTTAATCATGCACAGATGTCTCCTGGCTCCGTAAGAAAACATGGAAGACAGATGTCTTCAGTTGGAGAAGGGAAGATGCAATGTGCTTCCAATTCATTGTCCAG TACAAGTACAACGGAAAAGGATATGTTAGAGCAAGTTACAGAGTCTGATCCTACCAAGGCTCAGCTACTAGAAGCACTGTGTCACTCGCAAACACGTGCAAGGGAAGCTGAGAAAGCAGCACAGAAAGCCTATGAAGAGAAGGAGCATGTCATCAAGCTTCTCTTCAAACAAGCCTCGCAACTCTTTGCCTATAAACAATGGTTCCAATTGCTGCAGCTAGAACCCTTTTACCACCAGATCAAGAATAACGAGCAGCCTGTAGTCTTTCCATGGACGCCCTACAAAAGCCAGAAATTTCGGAAGAGCTGGCTAAAGACCGGAAAAGAGAGACGAGGGAAGCGAGGCCAACCTAGACCTGACATAACCAAGTATGCTGTTGCTTTAGCACTGGGACTCAGTCTCGTTGGTGCTGGTTTGCTGTTGGGATGGACAGTGGGGTGGATGCTACCTTTCTAG